The following are encoded together in the Arcticibacterium luteifluviistationis genome:
- a CDS encoding SusC/RagA family TonB-linked outer membrane protein, which yields MRRKSLLKTLFGKALMPIIGLFCVCFAASAQLNVSGVVKDATGETLPGVSVIIKGSLSGTTTDIEGNYKINAPSSKSVLVFSSIGFTPSEIEVGNQSIINVNLAADNKTLNEVVVTALGIKKDARRIGVAIQTVDGASTVKAREPNAINALVGKVAGLTIGAQPELLRKPNISLRGNSDVLFVVDGVPVNSDTWNVNPDDIETYSVLKGASAAALYGFRGKNGAILITTKRGSSDKRGFQVDFNSSTMIDKGFIAIPKVQDEYGPGDHGNYSFVDGKGGGLNDADYDGGWGPKFDGQPISQYDSPIDPITGDRIPTPYIARGKDNLTRFLEAGVLSTNNLSVSSSGEKHNIRLSGSNTYQKGLVPNTKLDIVNFNMTTDYKFSDKLKFSSGIQFNRQNSPNFPDINYGPNSIIYNMIFWGAADWNVDDMRDYWQEGKEGIQQIYAEYTRYNNPYFMSYEWLRSHHKTDIMGQASMTYDIAPNLDVMLRTQVTTWDLLRTEKMPYSAGAYGRDERRGDYREDRRNLFENNTDLLIRFDKDIVNDLNAKIWVGGNVRTFSYSSDYASTDYLNVPGLYNFNNSFNPVRAFNFNSAMRVNSGYYSADFSLKNYLTLSTTGRVDQLSTLPEGNNTFFYPSVALATSLTDYLPLPSFISYAKLRGSYANVKDGLTKSSIGAIPSVGDNNPLGYGDQYYSPYDGPTYQNSAVYSILTTYNNQPSAAFTNSLNNPELQPSSTSQIEIGLDLKFLSNRLAFDATYYISNEGPKIFNLPVSSTSGYSTALVNGIKTQKKGLEFALTGTPIKNLNGLTWDILANWSTYTETLTEIYPEVESLNTFLKVGDRMDKFYGSAFVRTPDGEIINDASGRPIYAPVAQYLGNTNPDFVFGINNRFNYKNISLSFQFDGRIGGVITNYVQKQTFRGGRHIATVEGEMGEARYQDYLGVKSYIGEGVQVANGAEINFDADGKVTNYAELSYTPNTTEQYLQDWISRYYNSDEGNLMSRSFGMLREAVIGYTMPQEWFGKTIQNVSVSLVGRNLLYFAEKKDIDLNQYIGGGSSDVQTPSTRRYGVNVNFTF from the coding sequence ATGAGAAGAAAATCTCTACTTAAAACTTTATTTGGCAAAGCTTTGATGCCAATCATCGGTTTATTCTGTGTCTGCTTTGCAGCCTCTGCACAGTTAAACGTAAGCGGCGTGGTAAAAGATGCCACCGGCGAAACCCTACCAGGCGTAAGTGTCATTATTAAAGGCTCGCTTAGCGGAACCACTACAGACATAGAAGGGAATTATAAAATCAATGCTCCTTCTTCTAAATCTGTTCTAGTATTTTCATCCATCGGTTTTACACCATCAGAAATTGAGGTTGGAAACCAATCTATTATTAATGTAAATCTGGCGGCAGATAACAAAACCTTAAACGAGGTGGTGGTTACTGCTTTGGGTATAAAAAAAGACGCTAGAAGAATTGGTGTGGCTATTCAAACGGTTGACGGAGCCTCTACCGTTAAAGCTCGTGAGCCAAACGCCATAAATGCATTAGTAGGTAAAGTAGCTGGTTTGACCATTGGTGCTCAGCCAGAACTTCTTAGAAAACCAAACATCTCCTTAAGAGGAAACTCAGACGTACTTTTTGTGGTAGATGGTGTACCTGTAAACTCTGATACATGGAATGTTAACCCAGACGATATTGAAACGTACTCTGTATTAAAGGGTGCTTCTGCCGCTGCACTTTATGGTTTTAGAGGTAAAAACGGAGCCATTTTAATAACTACAAAACGTGGTTCGTCAGACAAAAGAGGTTTCCAAGTAGACTTCAACAGCTCTACCATGATAGACAAAGGCTTTATAGCCATTCCTAAGGTTCAAGACGAATATGGACCTGGAGACCACGGAAATTACTCTTTTGTAGATGGTAAAGGTGGCGGACTTAACGATGCCGATTATGATGGTGGATGGGGACCAAAATTTGATGGTCAGCCTATTTCACAGTACGACTCCCCTATTGACCCCATCACTGGCGACAGAATTCCAACACCGTACATCGCTCGTGGAAAAGACAATTTGACTCGATTTTTAGAAGCAGGAGTTTTAAGTACAAACAACCTTTCTGTTTCTTCAAGTGGCGAAAAGCATAACATTCGTTTGTCAGGTTCTAATACCTATCAAAAAGGCTTAGTGCCAAACACGAAATTGGACATTGTCAATTTCAACATGACTACCGATTACAAGTTTTCTGACAAACTGAAATTTTCTTCTGGCATACAGTTTAACCGTCAAAACAGTCCAAACTTTCCTGACATCAATTATGGTCCTAACTCTATCATCTATAACATGATTTTTTGGGGAGCTGCAGACTGGAATGTTGATGACATGAGAGACTACTGGCAAGAAGGAAAAGAGGGAATTCAGCAGATTTATGCTGAATACACTCGTTACAATAACCCTTACTTTATGAGTTATGAGTGGCTAAGAAGTCATCATAAAACCGACATCATGGGGCAAGCTTCTATGACCTATGATATCGCACCAAATTTAGATGTGATGCTACGTACACAAGTTACCACTTGGGACTTATTACGTACAGAAAAAATGCCTTACTCAGCAGGTGCTTATGGTCGTGACGAAAGACGTGGTGATTATAGAGAAGACAGAAGAAACCTTTTTGAGAATAATACCGATCTTCTTATCAGATTTGATAAAGACATTGTTAATGATTTAAATGCCAAAATTTGGGTGGGAGGAAACGTTAGAACCTTCTCTTATAGCTCTGATTATGCTTCTACCGATTACCTAAATGTACCGGGTCTATATAATTTCAATAACTCTTTTAACCCAGTTAGAGCGTTTAACTTTAACTCGGCCATGCGTGTAAATTCTGGATACTACTCGGCTGACTTTTCATTGAAAAATTACTTGACATTATCTACCACAGGTCGTGTAGATCAGCTTTCTACGCTTCCAGAAGGAAACAACACCTTCTTCTACCCTTCTGTGGCCTTAGCCACTTCTTTGACAGATTATCTGCCTTTGCCTAGTTTCATCAGCTACGCAAAACTGAGAGGTTCTTATGCTAATGTGAAAGATGGTTTGACCAAGTCTTCTATAGGAGCTATTCCTTCTGTAGGCGATAACAATCCATTAGGGTATGGAGACCAATATTACTCACCTTATGATGGACCAACCTATCAAAACTCTGCTGTTTACTCTATTTTGACCACGTATAATAATCAGCCATCGGCCGCATTTACCAACTCTCTAAATAATCCAGAGCTTCAGCCTAGTTCTACTTCCCAAATAGAGATTGGTTTAGACTTAAAATTCTTGAGTAACAGGTTAGCTTTTGACGCCACCTACTATATATCCAATGAAGGACCAAAAATATTTAACCTTCCGGTATCTAGTACTTCTGGTTACTCTACGGCATTGGTTAACGGTATCAAAACCCAGAAAAAAGGTCTAGAATTTGCATTGACAGGTACACCTATCAAAAACCTAAATGGTTTGACTTGGGACATATTGGCCAACTGGTCTACTTACACAGAGACTTTAACAGAGATTTACCCAGAAGTAGAAAGCTTAAATACCTTCTTAAAAGTAGGCGACAGAATGGACAAATTCTATGGTAGTGCTTTTGTTCGCACACCAGACGGAGAAATCATTAATGACGCTAGTGGAAGACCTATTTATGCTCCAGTGGCACAATACTTAGGAAATACGAACCCTGACTTTGTTTTTGGTATCAATAACAGATTCAACTATAAAAACATCAGTTTAAGCTTCCAGTTTGATGGAAGGATTGGTGGCGTAATTACGAACTACGTTCAAAAACAGACTTTCCGTGGTGGTCGTCATATTGCTACAGTGGAGGGCGAAATGGGCGAAGCTCGTTACCAAGATTATTTAGGTGTAAAATCCTATATAGGAGAAGGTGTACAAGTAGCAAATGGTGCTGAAATAAACTTTGATGCTGACGGAAAAGTAACCAATTACGCAGAGTTAAGCTACACACCAAATACAACAGAGCAGTACCTTCAAGACTGGATTAGCCGCTATTATAACTCAGACGAAGGAAACTTGATGAGTCGTTCTTTTGGAATGCTTCGTGAGGCGGTTATAGGCTATACTATGCCACAAGAATGGTTTGGTAAAACCATCCAAAATGTAAGTGTTTCATTGGTAGGCAGAAACCTACTTTACTTTGCCGAAAAGAAAGACATTGACCTAAACCAATACATAGGTGGTGGCTCTTCCGATGTTCAGACACCATCTACTAGAAGATATGGTGTAAATGTAAACTTCACTTTCTAA
- a CDS encoding SusD/RagB family nutrient-binding outer membrane lipoprotein, with the protein MKFIQLSILFLSFFMLTGCEKDFSELEKDPNRPLNVPAALVLKEVQYQMYNATGRPFSAEMRWNQFYCSNYNYYATNEYTWTEMPNHFYTLKNVTKMEEEALNAGAAAVNPYSAVAKFSKAFFYDQMTKRVGDLPLTGALQGGENFEPMYDSQKEIYKQILTWLDEANTEMATLIAQGEGELTGDIYFDGDLRQWQKVVNAFQLRVLTTLSKKEADTDLNIKARFAEIISNPSKYPLLNGMDDNLQFISNQFNKYPSNPDNFGFDATRQNMSAAYVERLKERNDPRLFVTTEPAGSEIASGKQPNDFSAYLGASSGEDLADMSFKAGISNEGFAPGSYSFQNRNRYYADYEGEPTFIVGYPEMCFNIAEGIHRGWGNTGSADAWYKNGVEASFQFYGISSGTNTFTYSQTGGRNASDLGNFEYDFELQDYLAQPNVKYTADANGLEQIITQKYLSFFMNSGMEGYFNWRRTGFPEFYTGVGTGNSGRIAVRWQYPYSERTTNTSNYKTAIDSQFSGKDDINEEIWLNK; encoded by the coding sequence ATGAAATTTATACAATTAAGCATTCTATTCCTGAGCTTCTTCATGCTCACTGGCTGCGAAAAAGATTTTTCAGAGCTAGAAAAAGACCCAAACCGTCCGTTAAATGTACCTGCGGCACTTGTGCTTAAAGAAGTACAATATCAAATGTATAATGCCACGGGCCGCCCTTTTAGTGCAGAGATGCGTTGGAACCAGTTTTACTGCTCTAACTATAACTATTATGCTACCAATGAGTACACTTGGACCGAAATGCCAAACCATTTTTATACGCTTAAAAACGTAACTAAAATGGAAGAAGAAGCTCTGAATGCAGGAGCCGCTGCGGTCAATCCTTATTCGGCTGTAGCTAAATTCTCAAAGGCTTTTTTCTATGACCAAATGACTAAGCGTGTTGGAGACTTACCACTTACAGGTGCACTTCAAGGCGGAGAAAACTTTGAGCCTATGTATGATTCTCAAAAGGAGATTTATAAGCAAATACTAACATGGCTAGACGAAGCAAACACCGAAATGGCTACACTTATAGCTCAAGGAGAAGGTGAGTTAACAGGTGACATCTATTTTGACGGAGACTTAAGACAATGGCAAAAAGTGGTGAACGCTTTTCAATTAAGAGTTTTAACCACGCTAAGCAAAAAAGAAGCTGATACAGACTTAAATATCAAAGCTAGATTTGCCGAAATCATTTCTAATCCTAGCAAATATCCTTTGTTAAATGGCATGGATGATAATCTTCAGTTTATCAGCAATCAGTTTAATAAATACCCTTCAAACCCTGACAACTTTGGTTTTGATGCTACACGTCAAAATATGTCTGCTGCCTATGTAGAAAGACTTAAAGAGAGAAATGACCCTCGCCTTTTTGTCACCACCGAGCCTGCAGGTTCTGAAATTGCTTCTGGAAAACAGCCAAACGATTTCTCTGCCTACTTAGGAGCTAGCTCTGGCGAAGACCTAGCAGATATGTCTTTTAAAGCAGGTATTAGCAATGAAGGTTTTGCTCCTGGTTCTTACTCTTTTCAAAACAGAAACAGATATTATGCCGATTATGAAGGCGAACCTACTTTTATAGTGGGCTACCCAGAAATGTGTTTTAATATAGCTGAAGGCATTCATAGAGGTTGGGGAAATACTGGTTCAGCAGATGCTTGGTATAAAAACGGTGTAGAAGCCTCTTTCCAATTTTATGGCATCAGTTCTGGTACAAACACCTTTACATACTCACAGACCGGGGGGAGAAACGCCTCAGACTTAGGTAACTTCGAATACGATTTTGAACTTCAAGATTACTTGGCTCAGCCAAACGTAAAATACACTGCCGACGCCAATGGTTTGGAACAAATCATTACCCAGAAGTACTTGTCTTTTTTCATGAACTCTGGTATGGAAGGCTATTTCAACTGGCGTAGAACAGGTTTCCCTGAGTTCTACACAGGTGTAGGAACAGGAAACTCTGGAAGAATAGCCGTAAGATGGCAGTATCCTTATTCTGAAAGAACTACAAATACATCAAACTACAAAACGGCTATCGATAGTCAGTTTTCTGGAAAAGATGATATCAACGAAGAAATTTGGTTAAATAAATAA